One region of Camelus bactrianus isolate YW-2024 breed Bactrian camel chromosome 20, ASM4877302v1, whole genome shotgun sequence genomic DNA includes:
- the RPS18 gene encoding small ribosomal subunit protein uS13: protein MNFKGRPHRKLWSPKRTQKSRAVSGSSSQRPLRLFRLVAIKGCYVTSVLFSTGGLRAVAGAAAMSLVIPEKFQHILRVLNTNIDGRRKIAFAITAIKGVGRRYAHVVLRKADIDLTKRAGELTEDEVERVITIMQNPRQYKIPDWFLNRQKDVKDGKYSQVLANGLDNKLREDLERLKKIRAHRGLRHFWGLRVRGQHTKTTGRRGRTVGVSKKK from the exons ATGAACTTTAAAGGGAGACCGCACCGGAAGTTGTGGAGCCCAAAGCGGACTCAGAAGTCTCGTGCAGTTTCCGGAAGCTCCTCGCAGAGACCGCTCCGCCTCTTCCGCCTGGTAGCTATAAAAGGCTGTTACGTcacttctgttctcttttccacTGGAGGCCTACGCGCTGTCGCTGGGGCCGCCGCCATG TCTCTAGTAATTCCTGAGAAGTTCCAGCACATTTTGCGAGTACTCAACACCAACATCGATGGGCGGCGGAAAATTGCTTTTGCCATCACTGCAATTAAG GGTGTGGGGCGAAGATATGCCCACGTGGTGTTGAGGAAAGCAGACATCGACCTCACCAAGAGGGCAGGAGAGCTCACTGAGGATGAG GTGGAACGTGTGATCACCATTATGCAGAATCCACGCCAGTACAAGATCCCAGACTGGTTCTTAAACAGGCAGAAGGACGTAAAGGATGGGAAGTACAGCCAG GTCCTGGCCAACGGTCTGGACAACAAGCTCCGTGAAGACCTGGAGCGGCTGAAGAAGATTCGCGCCCACAGGGGGCTGCGCCACTTTTGGGG ACTTCGTGTCCGAGGCCAGCACACCAAGACCACAGGCCGCCGAGGCCGCACTGTGGGTGTgtccaagaagaaataa
- the B3GALT4 gene encoding beta-1,3-galactosyltransferase 4, with amino-acid sequence MPLSLFRRLLLVALLLVIVWTLFGPSGIGEELLSLSLASLVPAPASPGPPLALPRLLIPNEKLCSGPVAPPFLLILVCTAPENLNQRNAIRASWGGLREAQGLRVQTLFLLGKPSWRHPTGDSHGNDLARESAAQGDIMQAAFQDSYRNLTLKTLSGLNWADKHCPMACYILKTDDDVYVNVPELVSELVRRGGHWEQQKRGMEPQKKAKVGDEKWEGGPTLGSQPVPLLYLGRVHWRVHPSRTPGGKHQISEEQWPPTWGPFPPYASGTGYVLSASAVQLILKVASRAPPLPLEDVFVGVSARRGGLTPTHSVKLAGATHYPLDRCCYGKFLLTSHGLDPMEMQKAWKLVDGSKGERTEPHCSWLQGALGILRCRVIAWLYS; translated from the coding sequence ATGCCCCTCAGTCTCTTCCGGCGCCTTCTCCTCGTCGCCCTGCTGTTGGTGATTGTCTGGACCCTATTTGGGCCCTCAGGCATCGGGGAAGAGCTGCTGAGCCTCTCGCTAGCCTCCCTGGTCCCTGCCCCTGCCTCGCCTGGGCCgcccctggccctgccccgcCTCTTGATCCCCAACGAGAAGCTGTGTAGTGGTCCCGTTGCCCCTCCCTTCCTGCTAATCCTAGTGTGCACGGCCCCAGAGAACCTGAACCAGAGAAATGCCATTAGGGCCTCATGGGGCGGCCTACGCGAGGCCCAAGGGCTCAGGGTGCAGACTCTCTTTCTACTGGGGAAGCCAAGCTGGCGCCATCCCACCGGGGACTCCCACGGGAACGACCTGGCACGCGAGTCAGCGGCCCAGGGGGACATCATGCAGGCGGCCTTCCAGGATTCCTACCGCAACCTCACCCTCAAGACCCTCAGTGGGCTCAACTGGGCGGACAAACACTGCCCCATGGCCTGCTACATCCTCAAAACTGACGATGACGTGTATGTCAACGTCCCGGAACTGGTATCAGAGCTGGTCCGGCGAGGGGGCCATTGGGAGCAACAGAAGAGGGGCATGGAGCCCCAGAAAAAGGCTAAGGTTGGAGATGAAAAGTGGGAAGGAGGCCCCACCTTGGGGAGCCAGCCAGTGCCTCTTTTGTATTTGGGCCGTGTGCACTGGCGGGTGCACCCCTCTCGGACACCAGGGGGCAAGCACCAGATATCAGAGGAGCAGTGGCCTCCCACCTGGGGCCCCTTTCCCCCCTATGCCTCAGGCACAGGTTATGTGCTGTCAGCTTCTGCCGTGCAGCTCATCCTGAAGGTGGCCAGCCGGGCACCCCCTCTGCCTCTGGAGGATGTCTTTGTGGGAGTAAGTGCCCGACGAGGAGGCCTCACCCCAACCCACTCTGTCAAGCTGGCTGGTGCGACCCACTACCCTCTGGACCGGTGCTGCTATGGGAAATTCCTGCTGACATCCCACGGGTTGGATCCCATGGAGATGCAGAAAGCCTGGAAGCTGGTGGATGGCTCTAAGGGTGAAAGAACTGAACCCCACTGCTCCTGGCTCCAGGGAGCACTAGGCATCCTGCGGTGTCGGGTAATAGCCTGGCTTTACAGCTGA
- the WDR46 gene encoding WD repeat-containing protein 46: METAPKLGRDVPPKKDKLQAKKKKPRRYWEEETPPTAAGAFPGPPRKLKRNRELRPQKPKNIHIRKKSRISKKPQVPKKPRERGPQRSLSGAQDPFAGPAPVPGEVVQKFRRVDKSKKLPRSKSKTRSRLEAAEAEEEEVSVRAARSELLLAEEPGFLEGEDGEDTARIRQADIVEAVDIASAAKHFDLNLRQFGPYRLNYSRTGRHLAFGGRRGHVAALDWVTKKLMCEINVMEAVRDIRFLHSEALLAVAQNRWLHIYDNQGIELHCIRRCDRVTRLEFLPFHFLLATASETGFLTYLDVSVGKIVAALNARAGRLDVMTQNPYNAVIHLGHSNGTVSLWSPAMKEPLAKILCHRGGVRAVAVDSTGTHMATSGVDHQLKIFDLRGTFQPLSARTLPQGAGHLAFSQRGLLAAGMGDVVNVWAGQCKASPPLLEQPYLTHRLSGHVHSLQFCPFEDVLGVGHSGGITSMLIPGAAEPNFDGLENNPYRSQKQRQEWEVKALLEKVPAELICLDPRALAEVDVISLEQKKKERIERLGYDPEAKAPFQPKPKRKGRSSTASLVKRKRKVMDEEHRDRVRQSLEEQPQKQEKAAKPTGARPSALDRFVR; the protein is encoded by the exons ATGGAAACAGCCCCCAAGCTGGGCAGGGATGTCCCGCCTAAGAAGGACAAACTTCAGGCCAAGAAGAAG AAACCGCGGCGATACTGGGAGGAAGAGACCCCTCCAACTGCTGCCGGAGCCTTTCCAGGGCCCCCTCGTAAACTGAAGAGGAATCGAGAGCTCCGCCCCCAGAAGCCAAAGAACATTCACATTCGAAAGAAGTCTCGGATCTCCAAAAAGCCTCAGGTCCCGAAGAAACCCCGAGAACGGGGGCCTCAGCGGAGCTTGTCTGGG GCACAGGACCCATTTGCAGGCCCCGCCCCCGTCCCTGGGGAGGTAGTTCAGAAGTTCCGTCGCGTTGACAAATCCAAAAAG CTGCCACGTTCTAAATCCAAAACCCGAAGCCGACTGGAGGCAGCTGAAGCTGAGGAAGAGGAAGTAAGTGTGAGAGCTGCTCGTTCTGAGCTGCTGCTTGCTGAGGAACCTGG GTTTCTGgaaggggaggatggggaggacaCGGCAAGGATACGGCAGGCTGACATCGTGGAGGCCGTGGACATCGCAAGTGCGGCCAAA CACTTTGACTTGAACTTGAGGCAGTTTGGACCCTACAGGCTGAATTACTCTCGAACTGGGAG ACACCTGGCTTTTGGAGGGCGCCGGGGTCACGTGGCTGCCCTTGACTGGGTGACAAAGAAGCTCATGTGTGAGATCAACGTCATGGAGGCAGTGCGGGACATCCG gttTCTGCATTCAGAAGCACTGCTTGCTGTTGCTCAGAACCGCTGGCTTCACATTTACGACAACCAAGGCATTGAGCTCCACTGCATCCGCCGCTGTGACCGAGTTACACGCCTTGAGTTCCTGCCTTTCCACTTCCTCTTGGCCACAGCT tCAGAGACAGGGTTTCTCACATACTTGGACGTGTCCGTGGGAAAGATTGTGGCCGCTCTGAATGCTCGGGCAGGACGACTCGACGTCATGACTCAGAACCCTTACAATGCTGTCATCCATCTTGGACACAGCAACG GGACTGTGTCTTTATGGAGCCCAGCCATGAAGGAGCCACTGGCGAAGATTCTCTGTCACCGGGGTGGGGTCCGGGCTGTGGCAGTAGATTCTACAGGCAC GCACATGGCCACCTCTGGTGTGGACCACCAGCTAAAGATCTTTGACTTGCGAGGGACGTTCCAGCCTCTGAGTGCTAGGACTCTGCCCCAGGGAGCAGGGCACCTGGCCTTCTCCCAGCGGGGACTGCTGGCTGCAGGAATGGGTGACGTGGTCAACGTGTGGGCAGGGCAGTGCAAGGCCAGCCCCCCCCTCCTGGAGCAGCCCTACCTCACTCACCGGCTCTCAGGCCACGTGCACAGCCTTCAGTTCTGCCCCTTTGAAGATGTGCTAGGGGTGGGGCACAGTGGGGGCATCACCAGCATGCTGATTCCTG ggGCTGCTGAGCCCAACTTTGATGGCCTGGAGAATAACCCATACAGGAGCCAGAAGCAGCGCCAGGAGTGGGAGGTGAAGGCGCTGCTGGAGAAG GTACCTGCAGAGCTCATTTGTCTGGATCCACGAGCCCTGGCAGAAGTTGATGTCATCTCTTTGGAGCAGAAAAAGAAGGAACGGATCGAGAGGCTG GGCTATGATCCCGAGGCCAAGGCTCCATTCCAGCCAAAGCCAAAGCGGAAGGGCCGCAGTTCGACAGCAAGTCtggtgaagaggaagaggaaggtcaTGGATGAAGAACACAGG GACAGAGTCCGGCAGAGCCTTGAGGAGCAGCCGCAGAAGCAAGAGAAGGCAGCCAAGCCCACGGGGGCCCGGCCATCTGCCCTGGACAGATTTGTGCGCTGA
- the PFDN6 gene encoding prefoldin subunit 6: protein MAELIQKKLQGEVEKYQQLQKDLSKSMSGRQKLEAQLTENNIVKEELALLDGSNVVFKLLGPVLVKQELGEARATVGKRLDYITAEIKRYESQLRDLERQSEQQRETLAQLQQEFQRAQAAKAGAPGKA from the exons ATGGCTGAGCTGATCCAGAAGAAGTTACAGGGAGAAGTGGAGAAATATCAACAGCTACAGAAAG ACTTGAGTAAATCCATGTCAGGGAGGCAGAAGCTAGAGGCACAACTAACAGAAAATAATATCGTGAAAGAG GAACTGGCCCTGCTGGATGGGTCCAACGTGGTCTTTAAACTTCTGGGTCCCGTGCTGGtcaaacaggaacttggggaGGCTCGGGCTACAGTGGGGAAAAGGCTAGACTACATCACAGCTGAAAT TAAGCGATATGAATCCCAGCTCCGGGACTTAGAGCGCCAGTCAGAACAACAGAGGGAGACCCTTGCTCAGCTGCAGCAGGAGTTCCAGCGGGCCCAGGCAGCAAAGGCAGGGGCTCCTGGGAAGGCCTGA
- the RGL2 gene encoding ral guanine nucleotide dissociation stimulator-like 2: MLPRPLRLLWDTSPSGGVVLSSFRSRDPEEGGGPGGRGVGGGQEEEEEEEEEEDEVPVSVWDEEEDGAIFTVTSRQYQPLDPLAPRPPPRSSRRLRAGTLEALVRHLLDARTSGADVTFTAAFLATHRAFTSTPALLGLVADRLEALESHPTDELERTKGVAISVLSTWLASHPEDFGSEVKGQLDRLESFLLRTGYAAGEGVGGDSADLIRNLRSRVDSQTPELPKPLALPGDPPADPTDVLVFLADHLAEQLTLLDAELFLNLVPSQCLGGLWGHRDRPGHSHLCPSVRATVTQFNKVAGAVVSSVLGATSAGEQSGEVTVRPLRPPQRARLLEKWIRVAQECRLLRNFSSVYAVVSALQSSPIHRLRAAWGETTRDSLRVFSSLCQIFSEEDNYSQSRELLLQEVKLQPSLEPNSKKGPRSGFRGGGVVPYLGTFLKDLVMLDAASKDELENGYINFDKRRKEFAVLSELQRLQNECRGYDLRPDPDIQQWLQGLRPLTEAQSHRVSCEVEPPGTSDPPAPRVLRPTLVISQWTEVLGSVGGPTHIVSWDRPSVGGDEEPGTPAPLLTRLAQHMKWPSVSSLDSALESTPSLQSPADPSHLSPPASSPRPSRGHRRSASCGSPLSGGAEAASSGAGCGGGGSGPGSSDCRIIRVQMELGEDGSVYKSILVTSQDKAPSVISRVLKKNNRDSAVASEYELVQLLPGERELTIPASANVFYAMDGASHDFLLRQRRRPSTATLGLTSGPSASGTPPSEGGGGSFPRIKATGRKIARALF; the protein is encoded by the exons ATGCTCCCGCGGCCCCTGCGGCTGCTTTGGGACACGAGCCCCTCCGGGGGAGTCGTGCTGAGCAGCTTCCGGAGCCGAGACCCCGAAGAGGGTGGGGGCCCAGGTGGCCGGGGCGTGGgcggggggcaggaggaggaggaggaggaggaggaagaagaagacgAG GTCCCTGTATCTGTctgggatgaggaggaggatggtGCCATCTTTACTGTCACAAGTCGCCAGTATCAGCCTCTTGATCCCTTG GCCCCGAGGCCTCCCCCGCGTTCCTCCCGGAGGCTGCGAGCTGGCACACTGGAGGCCCTTGTCCGACACCTGCTGGATGCCCGGACATCAGGGGCTGACGTGACCTTCACAGCAGCCTTCCTGGCCACCCACCGGGCCTTCACCTCTACACCTGCCCTACTAGGGCTTGTGGCTGACAG gctggaaGCCCTTGAATCTCATCCTACTGATGAACTAGAGAGGACAAAAGG GGTAGCCATCTCTGTACTGTCAACCTGGCTGGCCTCTCACCCTGAAGATTTTGGCTCTGAGGTCAAGGGTCAGCTTGACCGGCTTGAGAGTTTCTTGCTTCGGACAGGGTATGCAGCTGGGGAGGGTGTTGGGGGGGACAGCGCTGACCTCATCCGCAACCTCCGGTCCCGGGTGGACTCCCAGACCCCCGAACTTCCTAAGCCCCTGGCCCTCCCCGGCGATCCCCCTGCTGACCCCACGGATGTCCTCGTGTTCCTCGCTGACCACTTGGCCGAACAGCTGACCCTGCTAGATGCG GAGCTGTTTCTCAATCTGGTCCCCTCCCAGTGTCTGGGGGGCCTGTGGGGTCACAGAGACCGGCCAGGACATTCCCACCTCTGCCCATCTGTCCGGGCTACTGTCACTCAGTTCAACAAGGTGGCAGGGGCAGTGGTCAGCTCTGTCCTGGGGGCTACCTCAGCTGGAGAACAGTCTGGGGAGGTGACCGTCCGGCCACTTCGTCCCCCTCAGAGGGCCCGGCTCCTGGAGAAGTGGATCCGCGTGGCACAA GAGTGCCGCCTGCTCCGAAACTTCTCTTCAGTTTATGCTGTTGTGTCGGCCCTGCAATCCAGCCCCATTCACAGGCTTCGGGCAGCCTGGGGGGAAACAACCAG GGACAGCCTCAGAGTCTTCTCCAGCCTCTGCCAGATTTTCTCCGAGGAGGATAATTATTCCCAGAGCCGGGAGCTACTCCTGCAG GAGGTGAAGCTGCAACCCTCTCTAGAGCCGAATTCCAAGAAGGGCCCGAGGTCTGGCTTCCGGGGTGGG GGTGTAGTCCCATACCTTGGCACCTTCTTGAAGGACCTTGTGATGCTGGATGCAGCCTCCAAGGATGAGCTGGAG AATGGATACATCAATTTTGACAAGCGGAGGAAG GAGTTTGCTGTCCTTTCTGAGCTGCAGCGGCTCCAGAATGAATGTCGTGGCTATGACCTCCGACCCGACCCCGACATCCAGCAGTGGCTACAGGGACTCCGGCCACTGACAGAGGCCCAGAG CCATCGTGTGTCCTGTGAGGTGGAGCCACCTGGTACCAGTGACCCTCCTGCCCCGCGGGTGCTTCGGCCAACACTGGTCATCTCGCAGTGGACAGA GGTTCTGGGTTCTGTTGGGGGCCCCACCCACATAGTCTCCTGGGACCGGCCCAGTGTAGGGGGAGATGAGGAGCCGGGAACCCCTGCTCCACTGCTGACGCGGCTGGCCCAG CACATGAAGTGGCCATCTGTCTCATCTCTGGACTCCGCCCTGGAAAGCACTCCATCCCTGCAAAGTCCTGCCGACCCCAGCCACCTCTCTCCCCCAGCTTCCTCCCCAAGACCTTCTCGGGGTCACCGCCGCTCAGCCTCCTGTGGCTCTCCGCTCAGTGGGGGTGCAGAAGCAGCCTCCAGTGGGGCtggatgtgggggaggggggtccgGGCCAGGGTCCTCTGATTGCCGAATCATCCGAGTACAGATGGAGCTGGGGGAAGACGGCAGTGTCTACAAGAGCATCTTG GTGACAAGCCAGGACAAGGCTCCAAGTGTCATCAGCCGTGTCCTGAAGAAAAATAATCGTGATTCTGCGGTGGCTTCGGAGTATGAGCTAGTGCAGCTGCTACCAGGGGAGCGAG AGCTGACCATCCCCGCCTCGGCTAACGTCTTTTATGCTATGGATGGAGCTTCACACGACTTCCTCCTGCGGCAGCGGCGAAGGCCCTCTACTGCTACACTGGGCCTCACCAGTGGCCCCTCTGCCTCAGGAACTCCCCCAAGCGAGGGAGGAGGGGGTTCCTTTCCCCGGATCAAGGCCACAGGGAGGAAGATTGCCCGGGCACTGTTCTGA